Proteins encoded within one genomic window of Paramisgurnus dabryanus chromosome 11, PD_genome_1.1, whole genome shotgun sequence:
- the grip2a gene encoding glutamate receptor-interacting protein 2a isoform X2 gives MMLCGLRREGRNNSDDGPYTKANKDATASDGVSKRSSLADEQRGVTTVELIKKEGSSLGLTISGGCDKDGKPRVSNLRPGGLAARSDQLNVGDYIKSVNGINLSKLRHDEIISMLKNIGERVVLEVEYELPPFAPSNPCSVISKTIEVRVEKEGNSFGFVLRGGFHEDWHKARPLVVTYVRPGGPADREGTLRPGDRVLSVNGVALNRQKHADALTLIMQSSHEAFFLIEYDIAVMDSVQKSSGPLQVEISRSTGSVLGLSLTISTYRNKQVITIQKIKPASIADRCGALHVGDILLAIDGMSTEHCSLMEAQQLLSSSSDLTKLEILPSQHTIPVHDTVRVQKSSNRPWDSGENYVSIPPPFQKSPSAWSHTTPTPSHCRSVTSGISTNTSGFHSYNSGTPSTYPNTFQSSTLPSYPSSPRSTVTKRRNKRKDHKSSLSLASSTVGAGGQVVHIETNEVILRGDPLIGFGLQLQGGVFATEPLSAPACIRFIEPDTPAERSGVLQVGDRLLSINGIPTEDGTLEEANQLLRDAALANKVTLEVEFDVAESVIPSSGTFQVKMPKKRGVELGITISASKKPGKPLIISEIQKGSIAHRIGTLEPGDRLLAIDNVRLENCGLDEAMMVLQQAEGMVKLRIQKDEDNLDELESSGSVIFTVELRRHGGPLGITISGTEEPFNPILISSLTRNGLAHRTGALHVGDRVLAINNVSLKGKPLSEAIHLLQTAGETVTLKIKKRSDPLLESDGGSPSRTTSCVSDTEDDQSDSLRRGKYSELRLTTPPSLDSWDSSAMDAGYGSQGVYSHRTNDYTLHPNDWRQTNHRSPLTSGRHAHRTPMYDGRLAEEDWIYSGSVSPARCYNNNTEAQENYWSQALQDLETCGQSEILRELEATMMSGSTLSLGELSEKQNEIETKALTPSPERTSESIARLEEIKDMSPSQPLELHKICLLKDADTRDFGFSVSDGLLEKGVYVNMIRPDGPADQAGLRPYDRILQVNHVRTRDFDCCLAVPLITEAGGQLQLVISRNPLTQAHDWSPKDCQDPSDALLLLPAQNPRRVDL, from the exons ACGAGCAAAGAGGTGTGACGACTGTGGAACTGATTAAAAAAGAGGGCAGTAGTCTCGGCCTCACCATCTCTGGAGGATGTGACAAGGACGGCAAGCCAAGAGTGTCAAACCTGAGACCTGGAGGTCTTGCAGCCCG GAGTGACCAGCTCAATGTTGGTGACTACATCAAATCAGTCAACGGGATAAACCTGTCCAAACTGAGACATGATGAGATCATCAGCATGCTGAAAAACATCGGTGAGCGTGTGGTGCTGGAGGTGGAGTACGAGCTTCCTCCATTCG CTCCCAGCAATCCATGCAGTGTCATCTCAAAAACTATCGAAGTGCGCGTGGAGAAAGAGGGCAACAGCTTTGGTTTCGTTCTGAGAG GAGGTTTTCATGAGGACTGGCATAAGGCCCGACCTCTAGTGGTGACCTACGTCAGGCCTGGAGGACCAGCGGACAG GGAGGGAACCTTGCGACCAGGCGACCGTGTGTTGAGTGTGAACGGAGTTGCTCTGAACCGACAGAAACATGCTGACGCTTTGACCCTGATCATGCAGAGCAGCCACGAGGCTTTCTTCCTCATCGAGTACGACATCGCCGTCATGG ATTCAGTACAGAAGTCTTCAGGGCCATTGCAGGTGGAGATCTCTCGCTCCACAGGTTCAGTACTGGGACTCAGTCTCACTATTTCCACCTACAGGAACAAACAGGTCATCACAATCCAGAAAATCAAACCTGCTAGTATTGCAGACAG GTGTGGTGCTTTGCATGTCGGTGATATTCTGCTGGCTATAGATGGCATGAGTACAGAGCACTGCTCACTGATGGAGGCACAACAACTCCTGTCAAGCTCTTCTGACCTCACCAAACTAGAAATTTTGCCCTCTCAACACACCATACCTGTGCACGATACAG TACGTGTTCAGAAGAGCAGTAACCGTCCGTGGGATTCTGGTGAGAACTATGTCAGCATTCCTCCACCCTTCCAAAAATCCCCTTCAGCATGGAGTCACACCACCCCGACGCCATCACACTGCCGAT CGGTGACATCTGGAATCTCCACAAATACATCCGGCTTTCACAGTTACAACAGCGGGACCCCGTCAACATACCCCAACACATTTCAAAGCAGTACCCTGCCCTCATACCCCTCCAGCCCTCGCTCTACAGTCACAAAGAGGAGAAACAAGAGAAAAGATCACAAGAGCTCAT TGTCTCTGGCATCGAGTACAGTGGGTGCTGGTGGTCAGGTTGTGCATATAGAGACCAATGAGGTGATTCTGAGAGGAGATCCTCTTATCGGCTTCGGCCTTCAGTTACAGGGAGGTGTGTTTGCTACAGAGCCGCTGTCAGCACCTGCCTGTATCCGCTTTATAGAGCCTGACACACCTGCTGAGAG GTCTGGGGTGTTACAAGTCGGAGACAGACTGCTTTCCATAAACGGAATTCCCACTGAAGACGGAACACTGGAAGAAGCCAATCAGCTTCTCAGAGATGCAGCGCTGGCCAATAAGGTCACGCTGGAGGTGGAGTTTGATGTTGCAG AATCGGTTATCCCCAGCAGTGGCACATTTCAGGTGAAGATGCCCAAGAAAAGAGGAGTGGAACTGGGCATTACTATTAGTG CCAGCAAGAAGCCAGGAAAACCTCTGATCATCTCTGAGATACAGAAAGGCAGCATAGCACACAG AATAGGAACCTTGGAGCCTGGCGATCGATTATTGGCCATTGATAATGTACGACTGGAAAACTGTGGATTGGACGAGGCCATGATGGTTCTCCAGCAGGCGGAGGGGATGGTCAAACTACGCATTCAGAAAGATGAAGATAACTTGG ATGAATTAGAGTCGTCTGGTTCGGTCATTTTCACCGTGGAGCTAAGGAGGCACGGAGGTCCTCTTGGAATCACTATTTCTGGCACTGAAGAACCCTTCAATCCCATTCTGATCTCCAGTTTGACCCGCAACGGACTCGCACACAG GACTGGTGCTCTTCATGTTGGTGATCGTGTGTTGGCGATCAATAACGTGAGTCTGAAGGGAAAACCGCTGAGCGAGGCCATCCATCTACTACAGACCGCTGGAGAAACCGTCACACTTAAGATCAAAAAACGCTCTGATC CTTTGTTAGAGTCAGACGGGGGCAGCCCATCCAGGACGACCTCATGCGTGAGTGACACAGAGGATGACCAATCAGATTCTCTCAGACGGGGCAAATACTCTGAACTTCGCCTGACCACACCGCCCAGTTTAGACTCATGGGATAGTTCGGCTATGGACGCTGGTTATGGGAGTCAAG GTGTTTATAGCCACAGGACAAATGATTACACCCTTCACCCTAATGATTGGAGACAGACCAATCACAGGAGCCCACTGACCTCCGGAAGACACGCCCACCGAACCCCAATGTATGATGGGAGGCTGGCTGAAGAAGATTGGATATATTCTGG ATCTGTCAGTCCCGCACGCTGTTACAACAACAACACAGAAGCTCAGGAGAACTATTGGTCGCAAGCTCTTCAGGACCTGGAGACCTGTGGCCAGTCAGAAATCCTCAGAGAGCTTGAG GCCACTATGATGTCAGGTAGCACATTGAGCTTAGGTGAGCTTAGTGAGAAACAGAATGAAATCGAGACCAAAGCTCTAACACCGAGCCCGGAGAGGACCTCAGAGAGCATCGCTCGACTGGAGGAGATAAAAGACATGAGTCCTTCCCAGCCTTTAGAGCTTCATAAG ATCTGTTTGCTTAAGGATGCTGACACCAGAGACTTTGGGTTCAGTGTTTCCGACGGTCTGCTGGAGAAGGGCGTTTACGTGAACATGATCCGTCCCGATGGGCCTGCGGACCAAGCTGGGTTACGCCCATATGACCGAATTTTACAG GTAAATCATGTACGAACACGTGACTTTGACTGTTGTCTCGCAGTGCCGTTGATCACTGAAGCCGGAGGACAGCTGCAGTTGGTCATTAGCAGAAACCCTCTCACTCAGGCACACGATTGGTCACCTAAAGACTGTCAGGACCCTTCTGATGCACTTCTTTTACTTCCTGCACAAAATCCAAGAAGAGTTGACCTCTGA
- the grip2a gene encoding glutamate receptor-interacting protein 2a isoform X1 — MWRISFTVNPKLLPDGVPVRGGLKKGLAGGVKGKKRMFGFSLRCRMGIIRGRVKDDGPYTKANKDATASDGVSKRSSLADEQRGVTTVELIKKEGSSLGLTISGGCDKDGKPRVSNLRPGGLAARSDQLNVGDYIKSVNGINLSKLRHDEIISMLKNIGERVVLEVEYELPPFAPSNPCSVISKTIEVRVEKEGNSFGFVLRGGFHEDWHKARPLVVTYVRPGGPADREGTLRPGDRVLSVNGVALNRQKHADALTLIMQSSHEAFFLIEYDIAVMDSVQKSSGPLQVEISRSTGSVLGLSLTISTYRNKQVITIQKIKPASIADRCGALHVGDILLAIDGMSTEHCSLMEAQQLLSSSSDLTKLEILPSQHTIPVHDTVRVQKSSNRPWDSGENYVSIPPPFQKSPSAWSHTTPTPSHCRSVTSGISTNTSGFHSYNSGTPSTYPNTFQSSTLPSYPSSPRSTVTKRRNKRKDHKSSLSLASSTVGAGGQVVHIETNEVILRGDPLIGFGLQLQGGVFATEPLSAPACIRFIEPDTPAERSGVLQVGDRLLSINGIPTEDGTLEEANQLLRDAALANKVTLEVEFDVAESVIPSSGTFQVKMPKKRGVELGITISASKKPGKPLIISEIQKGSIAHRIGTLEPGDRLLAIDNVRLENCGLDEAMMVLQQAEGMVKLRIQKDEDNLDELESSGSVIFTVELRRHGGPLGITISGTEEPFNPILISSLTRNGLAHRTGALHVGDRVLAINNVSLKGKPLSEAIHLLQTAGETVTLKIKKRSDPLLESDGGSPSRTTSCVSDTEDDQSDSLRRGKYSELRLTTPPSLDSWDSSAMDAGYGSQGVYSHRTNDYTLHPNDWRQTNHRSPLTSGRHAHRTPMYDGRLAEEDWIYSGSVSPARCYNNNTEAQENYWSQALQDLETCGQSEILRELEATMMSGSTLSLGELSEKQNEIETKALTPSPERTSESIARLEEIKDMSPSQPLELHKICLLKDADTRDFGFSVSDGLLEKGVYVNMIRPDGPADQAGLRPYDRILQVNHVRTRDFDCCLAVPLITEAGGQLQLVISRNPLTQAHDWSPKDCQDPSDALLLLPAQNPRRVDL; from the exons ACGAGCAAAGAGGTGTGACGACTGTGGAACTGATTAAAAAAGAGGGCAGTAGTCTCGGCCTCACCATCTCTGGAGGATGTGACAAGGACGGCAAGCCAAGAGTGTCAAACCTGAGACCTGGAGGTCTTGCAGCCCG GAGTGACCAGCTCAATGTTGGTGACTACATCAAATCAGTCAACGGGATAAACCTGTCCAAACTGAGACATGATGAGATCATCAGCATGCTGAAAAACATCGGTGAGCGTGTGGTGCTGGAGGTGGAGTACGAGCTTCCTCCATTCG CTCCCAGCAATCCATGCAGTGTCATCTCAAAAACTATCGAAGTGCGCGTGGAGAAAGAGGGCAACAGCTTTGGTTTCGTTCTGAGAG GAGGTTTTCATGAGGACTGGCATAAGGCCCGACCTCTAGTGGTGACCTACGTCAGGCCTGGAGGACCAGCGGACAG GGAGGGAACCTTGCGACCAGGCGACCGTGTGTTGAGTGTGAACGGAGTTGCTCTGAACCGACAGAAACATGCTGACGCTTTGACCCTGATCATGCAGAGCAGCCACGAGGCTTTCTTCCTCATCGAGTACGACATCGCCGTCATGG ATTCAGTACAGAAGTCTTCAGGGCCATTGCAGGTGGAGATCTCTCGCTCCACAGGTTCAGTACTGGGACTCAGTCTCACTATTTCCACCTACAGGAACAAACAGGTCATCACAATCCAGAAAATCAAACCTGCTAGTATTGCAGACAG GTGTGGTGCTTTGCATGTCGGTGATATTCTGCTGGCTATAGATGGCATGAGTACAGAGCACTGCTCACTGATGGAGGCACAACAACTCCTGTCAAGCTCTTCTGACCTCACCAAACTAGAAATTTTGCCCTCTCAACACACCATACCTGTGCACGATACAG TACGTGTTCAGAAGAGCAGTAACCGTCCGTGGGATTCTGGTGAGAACTATGTCAGCATTCCTCCACCCTTCCAAAAATCCCCTTCAGCATGGAGTCACACCACCCCGACGCCATCACACTGCCGAT CGGTGACATCTGGAATCTCCACAAATACATCCGGCTTTCACAGTTACAACAGCGGGACCCCGTCAACATACCCCAACACATTTCAAAGCAGTACCCTGCCCTCATACCCCTCCAGCCCTCGCTCTACAGTCACAAAGAGGAGAAACAAGAGAAAAGATCACAAGAGCTCAT TGTCTCTGGCATCGAGTACAGTGGGTGCTGGTGGTCAGGTTGTGCATATAGAGACCAATGAGGTGATTCTGAGAGGAGATCCTCTTATCGGCTTCGGCCTTCAGTTACAGGGAGGTGTGTTTGCTACAGAGCCGCTGTCAGCACCTGCCTGTATCCGCTTTATAGAGCCTGACACACCTGCTGAGAG GTCTGGGGTGTTACAAGTCGGAGACAGACTGCTTTCCATAAACGGAATTCCCACTGAAGACGGAACACTGGAAGAAGCCAATCAGCTTCTCAGAGATGCAGCGCTGGCCAATAAGGTCACGCTGGAGGTGGAGTTTGATGTTGCAG AATCGGTTATCCCCAGCAGTGGCACATTTCAGGTGAAGATGCCCAAGAAAAGAGGAGTGGAACTGGGCATTACTATTAGTG CCAGCAAGAAGCCAGGAAAACCTCTGATCATCTCTGAGATACAGAAAGGCAGCATAGCACACAG AATAGGAACCTTGGAGCCTGGCGATCGATTATTGGCCATTGATAATGTACGACTGGAAAACTGTGGATTGGACGAGGCCATGATGGTTCTCCAGCAGGCGGAGGGGATGGTCAAACTACGCATTCAGAAAGATGAAGATAACTTGG ATGAATTAGAGTCGTCTGGTTCGGTCATTTTCACCGTGGAGCTAAGGAGGCACGGAGGTCCTCTTGGAATCACTATTTCTGGCACTGAAGAACCCTTCAATCCCATTCTGATCTCCAGTTTGACCCGCAACGGACTCGCACACAG GACTGGTGCTCTTCATGTTGGTGATCGTGTGTTGGCGATCAATAACGTGAGTCTGAAGGGAAAACCGCTGAGCGAGGCCATCCATCTACTACAGACCGCTGGAGAAACCGTCACACTTAAGATCAAAAAACGCTCTGATC CTTTGTTAGAGTCAGACGGGGGCAGCCCATCCAGGACGACCTCATGCGTGAGTGACACAGAGGATGACCAATCAGATTCTCTCAGACGGGGCAAATACTCTGAACTTCGCCTGACCACACCGCCCAGTTTAGACTCATGGGATAGTTCGGCTATGGACGCTGGTTATGGGAGTCAAG GTGTTTATAGCCACAGGACAAATGATTACACCCTTCACCCTAATGATTGGAGACAGACCAATCACAGGAGCCCACTGACCTCCGGAAGACACGCCCACCGAACCCCAATGTATGATGGGAGGCTGGCTGAAGAAGATTGGATATATTCTGG ATCTGTCAGTCCCGCACGCTGTTACAACAACAACACAGAAGCTCAGGAGAACTATTGGTCGCAAGCTCTTCAGGACCTGGAGACCTGTGGCCAGTCAGAAATCCTCAGAGAGCTTGAG GCCACTATGATGTCAGGTAGCACATTGAGCTTAGGTGAGCTTAGTGAGAAACAGAATGAAATCGAGACCAAAGCTCTAACACCGAGCCCGGAGAGGACCTCAGAGAGCATCGCTCGACTGGAGGAGATAAAAGACATGAGTCCTTCCCAGCCTTTAGAGCTTCATAAG ATCTGTTTGCTTAAGGATGCTGACACCAGAGACTTTGGGTTCAGTGTTTCCGACGGTCTGCTGGAGAAGGGCGTTTACGTGAACATGATCCGTCCCGATGGGCCTGCGGACCAAGCTGGGTTACGCCCATATGACCGAATTTTACAG GTAAATCATGTACGAACACGTGACTTTGACTGTTGTCTCGCAGTGCCGTTGATCACTGAAGCCGGAGGACAGCTGCAGTTGGTCATTAGCAGAAACCCTCTCACTCAGGCACACGATTGGTCACCTAAAGACTGTCAGGACCCTTCTGATGCACTTCTTTTACTTCCTGCACAAAATCCAAGAAGAGTTGACCTCTGA
- the grip2a gene encoding glutamate receptor-interacting protein 2a isoform X3, producing the protein MWRISFTVNPKLLPDGVPVRGGLKKGLAGGVKGKKRMFGFSLRCRMGIIRGRVKDDGPYTKANKDATASDGVSKRSSLADEQRGVTTVELIKKEGSSLGLTISGGCDKDGKPRVSNLRPGGLAARSDQLNVGDYIKSVNGINLSKLRHDEIISMLKNIGERVVLEVEYELPPFAPSNPCSVISKTIEVRVEKEGNSFGFVLRGGFHEDWHKARPLVVTYVRPGGPADREGTLRPGDRVLSVNGVALNRQKHADALTLIMQSSHEAFFLIEYDIAVMDSVQKSSGPLQVEISRSTGSVLGLSLTISTYRNKQVITIQKIKPASIADRCGALHVGDILLAIDGMSTEHCSLMEAQQLLSSSSDLTKLEILPSQHTIPVHDTVRVQKSSNRPWDSGENYVSIPPPFQKSPSAWSHTTPTPSHCRSVTSGISTNTSGFHSYNSGTPSTYPNTFQSSTLPSYPSSPRSTVTKRRNKRKDHKSSLSLASSTVGAGGQVVHIETNEVILRGDPLIGFGLQLQGGVFATEPLSAPACIRFIEPDTPAERSGVLQVGDRLLSINGIPTEDGTLEEANQLLRDAALANKVTLEVEFDVAESVIPSSGTFQVKMPKKRGVELGITISASKKPGKPLIISEIQKGSIAHRIGTLEPGDRLLAIDNVRLENCGLDEAMMVLQQAEGMVKLRIQKDEDNLDELESSGSVIFTVELRRHGGPLGITISGTEEPFNPILISSLTRNGLAHRTGALHVGDRVLAINNVSLKGKPLSEAIHLLQTAGETVTLKIKKRSDPLLESDGGSPSRTTSCVSDTEDDQSDSLRRGKYSELRLTTPPSLDSWDSSAMDAGYGSQGVYSHRTNDYTLHPNDWRQTNHRSPLTSGRHAHRTPMYDGRLAEEDWIYSGFSVSRLPY; encoded by the exons ACGAGCAAAGAGGTGTGACGACTGTGGAACTGATTAAAAAAGAGGGCAGTAGTCTCGGCCTCACCATCTCTGGAGGATGTGACAAGGACGGCAAGCCAAGAGTGTCAAACCTGAGACCTGGAGGTCTTGCAGCCCG GAGTGACCAGCTCAATGTTGGTGACTACATCAAATCAGTCAACGGGATAAACCTGTCCAAACTGAGACATGATGAGATCATCAGCATGCTGAAAAACATCGGTGAGCGTGTGGTGCTGGAGGTGGAGTACGAGCTTCCTCCATTCG CTCCCAGCAATCCATGCAGTGTCATCTCAAAAACTATCGAAGTGCGCGTGGAGAAAGAGGGCAACAGCTTTGGTTTCGTTCTGAGAG GAGGTTTTCATGAGGACTGGCATAAGGCCCGACCTCTAGTGGTGACCTACGTCAGGCCTGGAGGACCAGCGGACAG GGAGGGAACCTTGCGACCAGGCGACCGTGTGTTGAGTGTGAACGGAGTTGCTCTGAACCGACAGAAACATGCTGACGCTTTGACCCTGATCATGCAGAGCAGCCACGAGGCTTTCTTCCTCATCGAGTACGACATCGCCGTCATGG ATTCAGTACAGAAGTCTTCAGGGCCATTGCAGGTGGAGATCTCTCGCTCCACAGGTTCAGTACTGGGACTCAGTCTCACTATTTCCACCTACAGGAACAAACAGGTCATCACAATCCAGAAAATCAAACCTGCTAGTATTGCAGACAG GTGTGGTGCTTTGCATGTCGGTGATATTCTGCTGGCTATAGATGGCATGAGTACAGAGCACTGCTCACTGATGGAGGCACAACAACTCCTGTCAAGCTCTTCTGACCTCACCAAACTAGAAATTTTGCCCTCTCAACACACCATACCTGTGCACGATACAG TACGTGTTCAGAAGAGCAGTAACCGTCCGTGGGATTCTGGTGAGAACTATGTCAGCATTCCTCCACCCTTCCAAAAATCCCCTTCAGCATGGAGTCACACCACCCCGACGCCATCACACTGCCGAT CGGTGACATCTGGAATCTCCACAAATACATCCGGCTTTCACAGTTACAACAGCGGGACCCCGTCAACATACCCCAACACATTTCAAAGCAGTACCCTGCCCTCATACCCCTCCAGCCCTCGCTCTACAGTCACAAAGAGGAGAAACAAGAGAAAAGATCACAAGAGCTCAT TGTCTCTGGCATCGAGTACAGTGGGTGCTGGTGGTCAGGTTGTGCATATAGAGACCAATGAGGTGATTCTGAGAGGAGATCCTCTTATCGGCTTCGGCCTTCAGTTACAGGGAGGTGTGTTTGCTACAGAGCCGCTGTCAGCACCTGCCTGTATCCGCTTTATAGAGCCTGACACACCTGCTGAGAG GTCTGGGGTGTTACAAGTCGGAGACAGACTGCTTTCCATAAACGGAATTCCCACTGAAGACGGAACACTGGAAGAAGCCAATCAGCTTCTCAGAGATGCAGCGCTGGCCAATAAGGTCACGCTGGAGGTGGAGTTTGATGTTGCAG AATCGGTTATCCCCAGCAGTGGCACATTTCAGGTGAAGATGCCCAAGAAAAGAGGAGTGGAACTGGGCATTACTATTAGTG CCAGCAAGAAGCCAGGAAAACCTCTGATCATCTCTGAGATACAGAAAGGCAGCATAGCACACAG AATAGGAACCTTGGAGCCTGGCGATCGATTATTGGCCATTGATAATGTACGACTGGAAAACTGTGGATTGGACGAGGCCATGATGGTTCTCCAGCAGGCGGAGGGGATGGTCAAACTACGCATTCAGAAAGATGAAGATAACTTGG ATGAATTAGAGTCGTCTGGTTCGGTCATTTTCACCGTGGAGCTAAGGAGGCACGGAGGTCCTCTTGGAATCACTATTTCTGGCACTGAAGAACCCTTCAATCCCATTCTGATCTCCAGTTTGACCCGCAACGGACTCGCACACAG GACTGGTGCTCTTCATGTTGGTGATCGTGTGTTGGCGATCAATAACGTGAGTCTGAAGGGAAAACCGCTGAGCGAGGCCATCCATCTACTACAGACCGCTGGAGAAACCGTCACACTTAAGATCAAAAAACGCTCTGATC CTTTGTTAGAGTCAGACGGGGGCAGCCCATCCAGGACGACCTCATGCGTGAGTGACACAGAGGATGACCAATCAGATTCTCTCAGACGGGGCAAATACTCTGAACTTCGCCTGACCACACCGCCCAGTTTAGACTCATGGGATAGTTCGGCTATGGACGCTGGTTATGGGAGTCAAG GTGTTTATAGCCACAGGACAAATGATTACACCCTTCACCCTAATGATTGGAGACAGACCAATCACAGGAGCCCACTGACCTCCGGAAGACACGCCCACCGAACCCCAATGTATGATGGGAGGCTGGCTGAAGAAGATTGGATATATTCTGG GTTTTCTGTGTCTCGTCTGCCTTACTAA